The sequence CAAGCCTTTTTTGTCACTGCGGCCGCGCTTATTGCGCGCTGATGCCCTTGTCGTTGGCGATCTTGCTCCAGCGGGCAAAGTCACTCGCCAGGCGTGCCTTCATGGTGGCGCTGTCCTGGTAGCGGGCAATGGCGCCGGCTGCCAGCAGCTTCTTTTGCAGCGCCGGGTCGGCCAGCACCACTTTCAGCTCCTTGTTCAATCGGTCCACCACGGCCTGGGGCGTACCCAGCGGAGCGATCAACCCGCCCCAGGTATCGGCATCAAACCCCGGGAAACCTTGTTCGGCCACCGACTTCACGCCCGGCAGCAACTGCTTGGCCTGGTTGGAGCTGACCGCAATGGCGCGCAACTTGCCCGACTGGATATGGGGCAGGGCGGCCACCACATCGGCAAACATCACCGGAATCTGGCCACCGATCAAATCGGTCACGGCCGGGGCGCTGCCGCGGTAGGCCACATGCTGCATATCGAAGCCGCCCAAGTCCTTGAGTTGCTCCATGGACAGATGACCAAAGCTGCCCGTGCCCGAGCTGGTGTAGTTCAGCGAAGGCTTGGCCTTTTTGGCATGGGCAATCAGGCTGGGCAAGTCCTTCACATCGGGCAGCTCGCGTGGGTTGACGATGACGGCCATGGGCAAGTCATACACCGTGGCCACGGGCAGAAAGTCCTTGCGCACGTCATACAGATTGTTGTTGAACAGCACCGGCGCCAGCAGCGCAGGCATGCCAAACATGGACAGGGTGTAGCCGTCAGGCGCGGACTTGATGAAGGTGGAGGTGCCGATGGAGCCCGAAGCACCGGCGCGGTTTTCGGTGATCACGTTCTGGCCCAGGCGCTCGGACAGGCTTTGCGCCACCAAACGCGCCGCAA comes from Comamonas sp. GB3 AK4-5 and encodes:
- a CDS encoding tripartite tricarboxylate transporter substrate binding protein, which gives rise to MHSLPTHFTRRHTLIACAAALAGGLLAPAQAAAAWPEKMIKLVVAFPPGGPTDIAARLVAQSLSERLGQNVITENRAGASGSIGTSTFIKSAPDGYTLSMFGMPALLAPVLFNNNLYDVRKDFLPVATVYDLPMAVIVNPRELPDVKDLPSLIAHAKKAKPSLNYTSSGTGSFGHLSMEQLKDLGGFDMQHVAYRGSAPAVTDLIGGQIPVMFADVVAALPHIQSGKLRAIAVSSNQAKQLLPGVKSVAEQGFPGFDADTWGGLIAPLGTPQAVVDRLNKELKVVLADPALQKKLLAAGAIARYQDSATMKARLASDFARWSKIANDKGISAQ